From bacterium:
AGAATACAAACATCAGGCATATCATCGCCAACATAAGCAATTTCTGACAAATCAAGATTATATTTTTCCATTAAATCCTGTAAAGCATTTAATTTATTTTTTGCTCCCTGATAAACATGGGTTATATCGAGGTCTTTTGCTCTTCTGTCAACTACTGTAGTTTTTCTTGCAGTGATTATAGCGGTTGTAAATCCTTTATAATTCAACATAACAATGCCATGACCATCTTTTGCGTTGAAAATCTTTAATTCTTCGCCACTTTCAGAATAAATTATTTCCCCGTTAGTCAACACACCGTCAACATCAAAAGCCACAAGTTTTATTTTTGCAAGTTTTTGTTCAAGATTGTCTATTTTTTGGTTCTGAATCATTGTCATGCCACCCCTGCTTTTAAAAGACTGTGAATATGAAGGATTCCTTCCGGAATTCCATTTGGTTTAGTTATTATTAAAGAAGTTATAGAAAATTTTTCCATAATTTGCAGAGCC
This genomic window contains:
- a CDS encoding HAD-IIIA family hydrolase, coding for MIQNQKIDNLEQKLAKIKLVAFDVDGVLTNGEIIYSESGEELKIFNAKDGHGIVMLNYKGFTTAIITARKTTVVDRRAKDLDITHVYQGAKNKLNALQDLMEKYNLDLSEIAYVGDDMPDVCILDKVGLAFCPNDAAKEVKKICHFISSKDGGRGAVREISDFILSGIKDKTLV